GTCCAGCGCGTGTCGAAGTCGGACTTCACCCGGAGGGAACGGCTCGTCCAGGAGTACGTGGCACTCAAGGGCACACGGCCTGCCGTCCAGGAACAGGAGAAGTTGATCGCGAGCTTGCGAGGCTCGTCCGGGAACGAAGACCTGTTGCTGGGCGTGCTCCTCCGGCTCGAGGAGACGGCGCGCCATCTGGATGCGTTCGCGGAGGCGGTGAAGATGCTCGAGGACCCCTGGTTCGACCTGCTCGTGGAGCAGGAGCGGGGGAAGGCCGAAAAGGCGGCGGGACACTTCGATCGGGCGGCCCGCACGCTCCGGGAGGCCCATGCCAGGTGCCCATCGCCAGGGCTCGAGTACCGGTGCATGTGGCTGGAACTCGAGCTGTCGAGCCTGTTCCTCCAACGTATCCAGCCGGAGGAGGCCCGCGAGTACGCCACGCGCGGATGGGAGACAGCACGGGCGCACAATGAGTGGTGGCTGGAGGGGAGCCTGCTGTGGAATCTGGCGCAGGTCTCCCGCTATGTGAACGACGCGCCCCTGGCGCGCGCCCGCTATGGGGAGTTCCTCGCGAGAGACTCCGACAAACCAGACGTCCTGCGCCGGGTCCACCAACACCTCGCGGAGGTCGCCTTCCACGAGCTGCGAGTAGAGGAAGCCCGGCGGGAACTCAACGCCGCGCTCGCCACGGGACAGCCCCTGTCCTTCAATGGTGCTTTCGCCCTGGCGGACCTCTCACGTTTGAGTCCCGCGCCCACGGACGAAGCCCAGTTGGAGGCCGCGTTGGAGAAGGCCCAGCCCGGTCTGACTCCGGGCGAACGTGTGATCGCCACGCATGTGCGTGGACGATTCTTCATCGAGCGCGATCCGGTCCGGGGTCACGAACTGCTCTGGCGAAGCATCGAGGAGTCCACCGACGCCGCCCTCCAGCAGGACCCCGCAGCCGCCAGAGCGAGGACCTACAGCTATACCTCGCTGCTCATGGACGCGGGGCGCCACGCCGCCTTCGCGCAGGCGCTGGAGTGGATGGAGCGGGAACGGGGATTGGCGCTGCCACGCACGTGCGTGTTGACGGCCAGCGCGGATTCGGAGCGGACCTTGCTCATCGCCCGGGGAGCGGGGGGCGAAGTGGTGGGTCACTTCGATGATTCCCGGCGTCAGCCCCTGCCGATGGATTTGATTGGGGTGGTTCCCGAGACACTCCTGACCTCCCTGCGCGTCTGTCCCCAGGTGGAAGTGCTCGCGAGGCCGCCTCTTCATGGCCGGCCCGGGCTGCTGCCGCTCGACATGGCGTGGAGCTACCTGACGAGGACGACACCCGACCAGACTCCGCCTCCCACCCGGGGACGCCATCTGGCGGTCCACGCCGTGGAGACGCCTCGCGAGTACCACCTGCCGAGGCTCAACCCGTGGGTGCCTTCTTTCGCCTCTGGAGAAGTCCGACTGGAATTGACGGGCACCGAGGCGACGCCCGAAAGGGTCCTCGGAGAGATGCGGGGGGCCACGGAGATCGATCTCATGGTCCATGGCAAAGACAATGGTTCGTTGGATACCTCCTCGCTGGTGCTCGCCCAGGGCAGGGAGGGAGCGGAGCTGCGAGCAAGGGATGTGCGTGCCGCGACACTGAGCGGCTCGCCCTTTGTCGTACTGGCCGCTTGCCGTGCGGCGGCCACGGCCTATTCCACTCAAGAGCCGCTGAGCCTCCCAGCGGCCTTCATGAAGGCGGGAGCGCGGGGGGTCCTCGCCGCCACGGAAGAGATTCCCGACCGGGCGGCCATGGCCGTGTTCACATCCATTCGCGAGCGCATCCGCCAGGGGGCCCCTCCGTCCGTCGCCCTTCGCGACGAGCGCCTGCGCTGGCGTCAGGAGCATCCTGGCTCGACGTGGCTCGACAGCGTGTTGCTCTTCGAATGAGGTAACAAACGGCGTCGTCCGCGTCTTGAGAGCGGGTTGTCACGCATCACCGCCTCCAGGACCGGAGCCTCTCTTGAGCCCATCGACGCCGCCCTTCCACGACCTCGAGTTTCCCAATGACGTGCCCCTCTGGCCCTCGAATGACACGGCTACCCGCCGCGTGTTCTTGATGCCAGCTCCCGATCCTTCCCTGTTCGTGGCCTTCGGCGTTCTCGGGGCCTCCGCGGAGGTGAGCTTCGTTGCCCGGGGCTCGCTTCTGGAGAACCTGGGGTTCTTCATCGAGCGGATGCTGCGTGAGAGCGCACGGGTGGGACTGTA
Above is a window of Cystobacter fuscus DNA encoding:
- a CDS encoding anti-sigma factor family protein gives rise to the protein MARPCDDVELFMEGELPPERAELFRQHLPDCARCQRELANFLQLELLTKRHLEMDEGRAEAQPTPWRVPRWLPPFAGAALMLVLLVVAGRFVYPRVVAPTEDVWLTATTERLLPARLSHPKASNYRPLRDRLMGPREKLEALPYSALDELRRNDPWGEATAFLVRNEPGAVQRTLQILESLGSSPELDSDRAAALLLDNEFEKALVAADAALSARPGYAPALWNRGLALMELGLPWFAAQSFEEVASQQEPGWAEEARDRARHLREQEAERQSRWKDVQTDGDELTRPGLHALSSDFSQAPSARLHFYIAVWSAPSRDRVLELLPLARELDVRATGHVLEDYVQRVSKSDFTRRERLVQEYVALKGTRPAVQEQEKLIASLRGSSGNEDLLLGVLLRLEETARHLDAFAEAVKMLEDPWFDLLVEQERGKAEKAAGHFDRAARTLREAHARCPSPGLEYRCMWLELELSSLFLQRIQPEEAREYATRGWETARAHNEWWLEGSLLWNLAQVSRYVNDAPLARARYGEFLARDSDKPDVLRRVHQHLAEVAFHELRVEEARRELNAALATGQPLSFNGAFALADLSRLSPAPTDEAQLEAALEKAQPGLTPGERVIATHVRGRFFIERDPVRGHELLWRSIEESTDAALQQDPAAARARTYSYTSLLMDAGRHAAFAQALEWMERERGLALPRTCVLTASADSERTLLIARGAGGEVVGHFDDSRRQPLPMDLIGVVPETLLTSLRVCPQVEVLARPPLHGRPGLLPLDMAWSYLTRTTPDQTPPPTRGRHLAVHAVETPREYHLPRLNPWVPSFASGEVRLELTGTEATPERVLGEMRGATEIDLMVHGKDNGSLDTSSLVLAQGREGAELRARDVRAATLSGSPFVVLAACRAAATAYSTQEPLSLPAAFMKAGARGVLAATEEIPDRAAMAVFTSIRERIRQGAPPSVALRDERLRWRQEHPGSTWLDSVLLFE